One genomic segment of Penaeus monodon isolate SGIC_2016 chromosome 31, NSTDA_Pmon_1, whole genome shotgun sequence includes these proteins:
- the LOC119592865 gene encoding octopamine receptor beta-2R-like yields MATTPLPMSPWTNASTEELFVATSSAPDESENVSVVWAGKPMGGEEVSLVWEDLTVLIIKSFLMGGIIVVSVMGNVLVIVSIGLHRKLQILTNYFLVSLAIADMLVASCAMTFNASVEISGRWLFGYFICDLWNSFDVYFSTVSILHLCCISVDRYYAIVKPLEYPLYMTKRTVSFMLANVWLAPTLISFIPIFLGWYATADHLEFRAEQPESCTFEVNKVYAVLSSAFSFWIPCTVMLVLYYRILQEARKQEAAILSRTNSTCTINNVQRSFSTSTAQQLFAAFGPKLRRKAKRSNQQEFQLGPLPRISRSDLGHESGTLPMYRSGSICQQAACTNNRRCSRSTVSDSGQPNLPIPHENISSFEVSPRTVSPDLSVNEEVEERLEVTPRPEVSRSSSISVNGHTGSGLPVRVISPVPFGGRQELPHPGSSCGFGHGSSGSHPVMRREHKAARTLGIIMGAFILCWLPFFTWYVAITICGDGCPCPQAVVTTLFWIGYFNSTLNPFIYAYFRTDFREAFKKTLRQFKCCLRDEDLPGSFV; encoded by the coding sequence ATGGCCACCACACCGCTGCCTATGTCACCGTGGACCAACGCAAGCACCGAGGAACTGTTCGTGGCCACTTCCTCTGCACCGGACGAGAGCGAGAATGTTTCGGTGGTGTGGGCGGGGAAACCGATGGGCGGGGAGGAGGTGAGCCTTGTGTGGGAGGACCTGACTGTGCTGATTATCAAGTCTTTCCTGATGGGCGGGATCATTGTGGTGTCCGTCATGGGGAACGTGCTCGTCATAGTCAGCATCGGCCTGCACCGCAAGCTGCAGATTCTCACAAACTACTTCCTTGTGTCGCTGGCCATCGCCGATATGCTGGTGGCCTCGTGTGCCATGACCTTCAATGCCTCCGTCGAAATATCAGGGCGATGGCTGTTCGGATACTTCATATGTGACCTCTGGAATTCTTTTGATGTGTATTTCTCAACAGTGTCTATTCTGCATTTATGCTGTATTAGTGTGGATCGATATTACGCAATAGTGAAGCCTCTGGAATATCCTCTTTACATGACCAAACGGACAGTCTCGTTCATGCTAGCCAACGTGTGGCTGGCGCCGACGCTCATCTCCTTTATCCCTATTTTCCTTGGCTGGTATGCGACGGCCGACCACCTGGAGTTCCGCGCGGAGCAGCCGGAGTCCTGCACCTTTGAGGTGAACAAGGTGTATGCTGTCCTGTCGTCGGCTTTCTCCTTCTGGATCCCCTGCACGGTCATGCTGGTGCTATATTACAGGATCCTTCAGGAGGCGAGGAAGCAGGAAGCAGCGATCCTCAGCCGAACCAACAGTACTTGCACCATTAATAATGTTCAACGAAGCTTCTCTACTTCGACTGCGCAACAGCTGTTCGCGGCGTTCGGGCCCAAGCTTAGACGAAAGGCCAAGCGAAGCAATCAGCAAGAGTTCCAGCTAGGACCTCTGCCCCGCATATCCCGCTCAGACCTCGGCCACGAGTCCGGCACACTCCCCATGTACAGATCGGGGAGCATATGCCAGCAGGCTGCATGTACAAATAACAGAAGATGTAGCAGAAGCACCGTGAGTGACTCGGGACAGCCAAATCTACCGATCCCCCACGAAAATATAAGCTCCTTTGAGGTGAGTCCGAGAACCGTGAGTCCAGATTTGTCGGTAAACGAGGAAGTTGAAGAGAGACTTGAGGTCACCCCGCGGCCTGAGGTGTCCCGCAGCAGTTCCATCAGTGTGAACGGGCACACGGGAAGTGGCTTACCTGTGAGAGTCATCAGCCCGGTGCCCTTCGGAGGCCGCCAAGAGCTGCCTCACCCTGGTTCCAGCTGCGGCTTTGGCCATGGCAGTAGCGGCAGTCATCCCGTGATGCGGCGCGAGCACAAAGCCGCGCGGACGCTCGGCATTATCATGGGCGCCTTCATTCTGTGCTGGCTACCATTCTTCACCTGGTATGTGGCCATCACCATCTGCGGCGACGGCTGCCCCTGCCCGCAGGCGGTGGTCACCACGCTCTTCTGGATCGGGTACTTCAACTCGACGCTAAACCCATTCATATACGCTTACTTCAGGACTGACTTCCGGGAGGCATTCAAGAAGACGCTGCGGCAGTTCAAGTGCTGCCTGAGGGACGAGGACCTTCCTGGGTCGTTCGTCTGA